Below is a window of Ralstonia nicotianae DNA.
GGTCCAAACCCCGCCGGCGCATGACCGCCGCCGCTCGCGGCATCCCGAGCGGATCGCACGAGCAGGCCGGCGCTCTGTCGCGCGGGCGCGCAACCGCAGCCCACGCAACGTCCGTCACGCCGCGGGGGCGGCGCTCGGGCTGGCGCGCCGGCTTCGCCTCGCGCCCTCGCCATGCCGTTCCCCGCATCCCGCCCTCGTCCCCGACGGCGGGGCGTTTTCAAGCCAGCGTTACCAGCACTGCGACGCGGTATTATTGCCGCTGTTGCCCTGCACGCCCAGCTGATTGATCGTGTAGGTACCGCAGGCGTCGGACTGCTGGGGACCGGGGTTGGCCGGCACGGCCGAGGCCGAGAATCCGGGCAGCGTGCTCGTGCCCGGCGACCCCGTGACTTGCACGTACAGCTGGTAATAGGTCTGCCCGTTCGTCTGCAGCGCGACGGGGAACGCCGTTCCGGCGTAGCCCAGCGCGGACGGCGTGCTCGCGTAGTTGTTCTGCAGCGCGAAATAGCGCTCCTGGCGCGAGGCCAGGTCCAGCAGGGCCGTCTTGGCCTCGGCCCGGTGCGACTTCATGATGTAGCTGCTGTAGGACGGATAGGCGATCGCGACCAGGATCGCCACGATGGCGAGCGTGACCATCAGCTCGACGAGCGTGAAGCCCGCCGAATGCCGGATGGCAGAAGCAGTCTGTTGAGATTTCATGGTTAGCGCAGCTTGACCCAATTGACACGCGAGCCGGTCGCCGAGGCGCCGGGGTTGACCGCGGTCGCAGAACCCTTGCCGTCGCTGGTCTGCTGCACCATGGTCACCCCGCTGTCCGTCGTGACGAACGAGGGCGTGCCCGTGCCGCTCAGGCCGATGCCGCTCACGATGCCGCCGTTGTAGGTGGAGAAATTGCCGTTGCTGTCCCCGAAGAACGAGGACGACCCCGCGCCGCCGGCGCCGATCGTGATCGCCATGGTGTAGCCCGAGGCCTGCGTGGTGCTGCAGGACAGGATCTGCGTCACCGCCGGAATGGTGGTGTTCACGACGAACATGCCGTACGCCAGCGTCGGGTTATAGATGACCTGCTCGTAGTTGGTGGTGGAGCCCGACGTCGTGCTCGGCAGCACCAGCTTCCAGCCGTATTGGTTGTTGCCGCTGGAGCAGACGCTCGACCCCTGCCAGCAGACCTTGTTCGTGCTGACG
It encodes the following:
- a CDS encoding type IV pilin protein, coding for MKSQQTASAIRHSAGFTLVELMVTLAIVAILVAIAYPSYSSYIMKSHRAEAKTALLDLASRQERYFALQNNYASTPSALGYAGTAFPVALQTNGQTYYQLYVQVTGSPGTSTLPGFSASAVPANPGPQQSDACGTYTINQLGVQGNSGNNTASQCW